The following is a genomic window from Nitrospira sp..
CCAATGAGCCCGACGACTTTCTTCAGCGAATCGACAAACGGCGTCACTTCAGTGAGCTGGGACCCGATATGGGCATGGACACCGACCACGTCGATGTGACTCAACGCCGCTGCCATCTTGTACTCTTCCAGCGCGCGGTCTGCGGCAATCCCGAACTTGCTCTTCTTCATCCCTGTCGAAATATAGGGATGTGTTTTGGGATCGACATCCGGATTAATCCGCAGCGCGATTCTGGCTTTCTTGCCAATGGACGCAGCGACATCGTTGATGGCGCGGATCTCCGCCGAAGACTCGACGTTAAACATGAGAATGCCGGCCTTCAACGCCTCTGCAATTTCACCAGCGTCTTTCCCCACCCCGGCAAAGACGATTTTGTCCGGCGGCACCCCCGCCTGGAGTGCGCGGAACAATTCACCGCCCGACACAATATCGACTCCGCTCCCTTCCTTGGCCATCACTCTCAAGATGGCCAGGTTTGAGTTGGCTTTCATGGCGAAGGCCACAATGTGCGGGATGTTCTTAAACGCCCCGTCGTACGCATGGAAGTGCCGAATCAGCGTCGCATGGCTATAGATGTAGCATGGAGTCCCTACCTCTTTGGCAATGCGGCTTACTGGAACCTGCTCGCAGTAGAATTCACCTTGGCGATATTCGAAGTTATGCATCGAAACAATCCTCGTTCAATAATTTTTGACCGGCTGCCTGCACCCTCTATCTGCTCCCGACCGGCCGTAACGGCGGCAATTCTTGGTCTTGCCCTTTCAGCTCCATCGGCTCTATCGGAACCGGCCCCTCCGAGGCATTGTCTCCCGGCTGCACGGAGCCGGACTTCTGCAACTGCATCTTCTGCCTGGTGATCGTCGGATTGACCCCCACCTTCTCCGGAGCGACCGGAGAGCCCACAACCCCACAGGCTGTCACCATGGCGACTACGGCCAAACTTACACCGATCGACGCAACGCAACTCGCCGGTTTCATTTCAATAACTTCCCCAGCTCTTTAAGACGGCGAACCACTTGCCCCCTGGCCGTCCCGCCGACTTGCGCCTTCCGGTCGAT
Proteins encoded in this region:
- a CDS encoding Diaminopimelate decarboxylase (MaGe:77310886); this translates as MHNFEYRQGEFYCEQVPVSRIAKEVGTPCYIYSHATLIRHFHAYDGAFKNIPHIVAFAMKANSNLAILRVMAKEGSGVDIVSGGELFRALQAGVPPDKIVFAGVGKDAGEIAEALKAGILMFNVESSAEIRAINDVAASIGKKARIALRINPDVDPKTHPYISTGMKKSKFGIAADRALEEYKMAAALSHIDVVGVHAHIGSQLTEVTPFVDSLKKVVGLIGTLKSQGINIRYLNIGGGLGITYSEEKPPLPQDLSDAISPIIADLGLTLVMEPGRVIVGNAGILVTKALYLKEGEVKNFVIVDAAMNDLIRPSLYGAYHEIKPVNEEAGRRAKQQVDIVGPVCESGDFLAKDRLLAAVKPGELMAVMSAGAYGFVMASNYNSRPRVPEVLVKGSEIHVIRERETYEDLVKGEKIPAFLA
- a CDS encoding conserved exported protein of unknown function (Evidence 4 : Unknown function but conserved in other organisms; MaGe:77310887); amino-acid sequence: MKPASCVASIGVSLAVVAMVTACGVVGSPVAPEKVGVNPTITRQKMQLQKSGSVQPGDNASEGPVPIEPMELKGQDQELPPLRPVGSR